The Stygiolobus azoricus genome window below encodes:
- the thiC gene encoding phosphomethylpyrimidine synthase ThiC, whose amino-acid sequence MSIIEEAKRGNITDEMKAISKLELISPEKVRSRIADGKIILIRNVKKPSKRLVAVGKGVTTKININIGTSSEVVDVEMELEKVKVANKLGDTLMDLSTGGDLDEIRRKIIQNSEIPVGTVPIYQVFIESFKKRSGGAYFTEDDLLNTVEKQLRDGVAFMTIHAGITKDLAIRALKSRRIIPVVSRGGDMIAGWMIHNDSENPYRKNWDYILEMFKEYDATISLGDALRPGATADAHDEFQVSELLETSRLVKDAISKGVQVMVEGPGHMPLNEVIWDVKLMKKLTGGVPYYVLGPLPTDVAAPYDHIASAIGAGLAASAGADLLCYLTPAEHLSLPTVKQVEEGAIAYRIAAHVGDIVKLGKKARKWDDKVSTYRGRLEWDKMISQLIDPDNAYRVYTQFGKPKVKACTMCGGYCPMMWAMEQVKKVKE is encoded by the coding sequence ATGTCGATAATCGAAGAAGCGAAGAGAGGTAATATTACGGACGAGATGAAAGCTATATCAAAGTTAGAGCTAATCTCTCCAGAAAAGGTAAGAAGTAGAATCGCAGATGGAAAGATAATATTGATAAGAAACGTGAAAAAACCGAGCAAAAGGTTAGTAGCTGTAGGTAAGGGTGTTACGACAAAGATCAACATAAACATAGGTACTTCAAGCGAAGTAGTTGACGTAGAAATGGAGTTAGAAAAGGTGAAAGTAGCTAACAAATTAGGGGATACACTTATGGACTTATCGACTGGCGGAGATTTAGACGAGATCAGAAGGAAAATTATCCAAAACAGCGAAATTCCCGTAGGAACCGTCCCGATTTACCAAGTATTCATAGAGTCGTTCAAAAAGAGGTCTGGAGGAGCTTATTTCACTGAAGATGACCTATTGAATACCGTCGAAAAACAACTGAGAGATGGAGTAGCATTTATGACCATACATGCTGGCATTACAAAAGATCTCGCTATTAGAGCCCTGAAGAGCAGGAGAATAATACCGGTAGTCTCAAGAGGAGGCGATATGATAGCCGGTTGGATGATACATAATGATTCTGAGAATCCTTATAGAAAAAATTGGGATTATATACTTGAGATGTTTAAGGAATACGACGCTACAATTTCGTTAGGAGATGCGTTAAGACCTGGAGCTACAGCAGATGCACATGACGAGTTTCAAGTAAGTGAGTTGCTAGAAACTAGCAGACTAGTGAAGGACGCAATAAGTAAAGGTGTCCAAGTCATGGTAGAAGGACCCGGACACATGCCCCTTAACGAAGTCATATGGGACGTAAAGCTAATGAAGAAGCTGACAGGCGGAGTACCGTATTATGTATTGGGACCCTTACCTACGGATGTAGCAGCTCCTTATGATCATATTGCATCAGCTATAGGTGCTGGTCTTGCCGCCTCTGCTGGCGCTGATCTATTATGTTACTTAACTCCTGCAGAACATTTAAGCCTACCTACGGTCAAACAAGTCGAAGAGGGTGCAATAGCCTATAGAATAGCAGCTCATGTGGGTGATATCGTAAAACTCGGTAAAAAAGCTAGAAAGTGGGACGACAAAGTAAGTACGTACAGAGGTAGGTTAGAATGGGACAAAATGATATCTCAGCTTATAGATCCAGATAACGCTTATAGAGTATATACACAGTTTGGAAAACCTAAGGTAAAAGCTTGTACTATGTGCGGTGGATATTGTCCGATGATGTGGGCGATGGAACAAGTTAAAAAGGTTAAAGAGTGA
- a CDS encoding dTMP kinase, which translates to MERGILIAVEGVEGSGRSSHLQGIKKYLEEEGYGVTTIGLQSSQLLGNKLNTVKRDLVFQRITLFLAYATDLADQIEYTVKEALNSGFVVLADGYVYTLMAWGLTRGLDRNWISDVLSFAIKPDLAISLVAPVSIISRRVIMKNGKIDPLASSIDLCINKDLYTSFRIHVRTFQKYLLEISKTYGLKVVKTNRNYEEAHKEIIEYVREVLK; encoded by the coding sequence ATGGAAAGAGGAATCTTAATAGCCGTAGAGGGTGTAGAAGGCTCAGGTAGGAGTTCACATCTACAAGGTATTAAAAAGTACCTCGAGGAAGAAGGTTACGGAGTAACCACTATAGGACTACAGTCCAGCCAGCTTTTAGGGAATAAGTTAAACACGGTTAAGAGAGACCTCGTTTTTCAGAGGATAACTTTATTCCTTGCTTATGCTACTGACCTTGCAGACCAGATAGAATACACCGTTAAGGAAGCCCTTAATTCTGGATTTGTTGTACTGGCTGACGGTTACGTTTATACCCTCATGGCATGGGGTTTGACAAGAGGGCTTGATAGGAATTGGATCAGTGACGTATTGTCGTTTGCAATAAAACCCGACCTAGCTATTTCTCTTGTGGCCCCGGTAAGTATTATCAGTAGGAGAGTTATAATGAAAAACGGTAAGATAGACCCCTTGGCTTCCTCCATAGACCTATGCATTAATAAGGACTTATACACATCCTTTCGGATCCACGTTAGGACTTTCCAAAAATATCTTCTTGAGATCTCAAAAACTTACGGACTGAAAGTGGTTAAAACTAACAGAAACTACGAGGAAGCCCATAAAGAAATCATCGAATACGTGAGGGAAGTACTGAAATGA
- the sixA gene encoding phosphohistidine phosphatase SixA codes for MLHLIIVRHGEAEPKIENLPDKDRKLIKKGIKQMRRVANFIDIMGYKIDKVFSSPYIRAYQSAEVILEELDEDLKIETIKELEPDQDVSTLIEKLKETNSSQAEQVIMLVGHEPHLSTFIKSVTGGEVELKKGGVAVVEIDPASFKGKLTILLTQKVMKRL; via the coding sequence ATGTTACATCTAATAATTGTAAGACACGGAGAAGCCGAACCGAAGATAGAAAACTTACCAGATAAGGATAGAAAGTTGATTAAAAAGGGAATAAAACAGATGAGAAGAGTCGCTAATTTCATAGATATTATGGGTTATAAAATAGATAAAGTGTTTTCAAGCCCGTATATAAGGGCTTATCAATCAGCAGAAGTTATTCTTGAGGAACTTGACGAGGACTTAAAAATAGAGACGATTAAAGAATTAGAACCAGATCAAGATGTAAGCACACTCATTGAAAAGTTGAAGGAAACAAACTCCTCTCAAGCAGAACAAGTAATTATGTTAGTAGGGCACGAGCCCCACTTGTCTACATTTATAAAGAGTGTTACGGGCGGTGAAGTTGAACTGAAGAAAGGTGGAGTAGCAGTTGTAGAGATAGATCCGGCCAGCTTCAAAGGAAAACTTACTATACTCCTAACACAGAAAGTAATGAAGAGACTATGA
- a CDS encoding Ppx/GppA phosphatase family protein: MNYKAVIDAGYNSFRLSLYSIFPNLSFRLTASLKDYVRLGLGVSEGKPIPEENVKRAEITLRKFKEFLDRKGIKEAEILGTSAFRYASNGTEVSDRLSSIIGFPITVLSGEEEGRYSALAVINTLPIEDGIIFDLGGGSLEIAYVSQRKIRDVYQFPLGGLRMMDKNPEEIKKEVRIALASLPSSKGILVGSGGNLRAIAKMDLKLEGEKLDQIHGYSVSYERIAKYAKILPSMSISERSQLPGIDKERALTIHSAAIVVKELMEIMGKDKVMTSAFGLREGILIESEIENVDKLREFWMEGVSYNFNVEPFVDSYREALKETKDVAVSTAFYLLQLMKASNFLDPYMGCYKVFREITIPGYTADEINVITTLCALAKKFKKKYYNKVKKLIDKDTILVKAKKVKELHEAYELGVRKW; encoded by the coding sequence ATGAATTATAAGGCAGTGATAGACGCTGGGTATAACTCCTTTAGGCTTTCTCTTTATTCTATATTCCCTAACCTTTCCTTTAGGCTCACAGCCTCGCTGAAGGATTACGTAAGGTTAGGATTAGGTGTAAGCGAAGGAAAACCCATACCCGAGGAGAACGTAAAGAGAGCTGAAATTACCTTGCGTAAATTCAAGGAATTCCTAGATAGAAAAGGTATAAAAGAAGCTGAAATCTTGGGGACTAGTGCCTTTCGTTACGCCAGTAACGGAACGGAGGTCTCAGACAGACTATCTAGTATTATCGGATTTCCAATAACTGTACTGTCAGGAGAGGAAGAAGGTAGGTATTCAGCTTTAGCCGTAATCAACACTTTACCAATAGAGGATGGAATAATCTTCGATTTAGGGGGCGGATCCTTAGAAATAGCCTATGTATCTCAGAGAAAGATAAGGGACGTATACCAGTTCCCCTTGGGAGGACTGAGAATGATGGACAAAAACCCCGAGGAAATAAAAAAAGAAGTGAGGATTGCCTTAGCTTCCCTGCCCTCATCAAAGGGGATACTTGTTGGTAGTGGTGGAAATCTGAGGGCTATTGCTAAAATGGATTTAAAACTTGAAGGCGAAAAACTGGATCAAATTCACGGTTACTCTGTTAGCTATGAAAGAATTGCGAAATACGCTAAGATCCTTCCATCAATGAGTATAAGCGAGAGATCACAACTACCGGGAATTGATAAAGAAAGAGCTTTAACTATTCACTCAGCTGCGATCGTCGTTAAAGAGCTCATGGAAATAATGGGGAAAGATAAAGTGATGACTTCAGCCTTCGGACTACGTGAGGGGATTCTAATTGAGTCGGAAATAGAAAATGTCGACAAGCTAAGGGAATTTTGGATGGAAGGAGTATCTTACAACTTCAACGTAGAGCCGTTCGTAGACTCATACAGAGAAGCACTTAAGGAAACAAAAGACGTAGCTGTGAGTACAGCTTTTTACCTCTTACAACTCATGAAGGCCTCTAACTTCTTGGATCCCTACATGGGATGTTATAAGGTTTTTAGGGAGATCACTATCCCAGGGTACACTGCGGACGAAATTAACGTTATTACTACCTTATGTGCTTTAGCAAAGAAGTTCAAGAAAAAGTACTATAACAAGGTGAAGAAGTTAATAGATAAGGACACAATACTCGTAAAGGCAAAGAAAGTGAAAGAGCTTCATGAAGCTTATGAGTTAGGAGTGAGAAAATGGTAG
- the tmk gene encoding dTMP kinase has product MVGHIIAFEGIDGSGKSSQAKLLRDWLEAKGVPVYLTEWNSSEWLHEIIKEAKKKNLLTPLTYSLIHATDFADRYEKYILPMYKAGYVVISDRYIYTAYARDSVRGLSIDWVAKLYSFAIKPDIVFFVRVTAEEALRRLKENRRKIKPNEAGADVFPDLKPEEGFLKYQGAVLSVYDKLATIENFYVIDGERDPKSIQIKIREKVSEILWKEES; this is encoded by the coding sequence ATGGTAGGGCATATAATAGCATTTGAGGGAATAGACGGCTCAGGTAAGTCGAGCCAAGCCAAACTACTTAGAGACTGGCTAGAAGCTAAGGGAGTTCCAGTCTACCTCACAGAATGGAACTCTTCAGAGTGGTTGCACGAGATTATAAAGGAAGCTAAAAAGAAGAACTTACTTACTCCTTTGACTTACAGCTTAATACACGCTACAGACTTCGCGGATAGATACGAGAAATACATTTTGCCTATGTATAAAGCTGGTTACGTAGTAATTTCTGACAGATATATTTACACCGCTTATGCTAGGGACTCCGTAAGAGGGCTAAGCATAGATTGGGTAGCTAAACTTTACTCATTCGCGATCAAACCAGATATAGTCTTTTTCGTAAGAGTTACAGCTGAAGAGGCTTTGAGAAGGTTAAAAGAGAATAGAAGAAAAATAAAACCGAACGAGGCAGGAGCAGATGTTTTCCCAGACTTGAAACCTGAGGAGGGATTTCTTAAATATCAAGGTGCTGTTCTCTCAGTGTACGATAAATTAGCCACCATAGAGAATTTCTATGTAATCGACGGTGAAAGAGATCCTAAATCTATTCAGATAAAAATAAGAGAAAAAGTGAGTGAGATCTTATGGAAAGAGGAATCTTAA
- a CDS encoding CHAD domain-containing protein, with amino-acid sequence MKSEKRPEFYANDNLRKALRFDPSPESVHDTRVYLRKYLTLSLTLSRLYRNLECIYYSKEAVRILGKIRDADISGCIPINRELLALKVTKILPKISSCYLPKIYGSRLVVFEKIREIYNHILTEDFHEFRKKVRILYYLTESVGEDPKPLKDISRELGDIRDQYLKEVCVSTVNKKLSFDPILVEETRAIVREIIMRNEFQHLKKFE; translated from the coding sequence ATGAAATCTGAAAAGAGACCAGAGTTTTACGCTAATGATAATTTGAGAAAAGCACTGAGATTTGACCCTTCGCCTGAATCAGTTCACGATACGAGAGTTTACTTGAGAAAATACCTGACCTTATCCTTAACGTTAAGCAGACTTTACCGTAACTTGGAGTGCATATATTACTCTAAAGAAGCCGTAAGAATTCTAGGAAAAATCAGAGATGCCGATATATCAGGTTGTATTCCGATAAACAGAGAACTACTAGCATTAAAAGTGACAAAAATACTACCTAAAATTTCTAGTTGTTACCTGCCTAAAATATACGGTAGTAGGCTAGTAGTTTTTGAAAAGATACGTGAAATATATAACCACATCCTAACAGAAGACTTCCACGAGTTCAGGAAGAAAGTTAGAATTCTATACTACCTTACGGAAAGTGTTGGGGAAGATCCTAAACCTCTAAAGGACATAAGTAGGGAATTGGGGGATATAAGAGACCAATACTTAAAGGAGGTATGCGTGTCTACCGTTAATAAAAAATTGAGTTTTGACCCAATACTGGTCGAAGAGACTAGAGCTATAGTGCGTGAAATAATAATGAGGAATGAATTTCAACACTTGAAGAAATTCGAATGA
- a CDS encoding DUF1854 domain-containing protein has protein sequence MIEFTADLKDRKFSNVKILIDEENVAVDGITYSLDKIRDVKLVEGFGYNYIEIDYAGERITLCEFTNRKKDEMLKLYEILKSKEVKLNSERDKDVKVRDFLRSLLAPYKWRILGGVTVSSFLVVITLIPPYLLKLLINNVFEENNPKLFPLLILFLTLVNLANILLSALQSLLLNMNGQRIINDLRLRLYKHVLGMSSSFIDKYNSGRILSRLTTDINNTLWFVTWGIPSIVTNIGTIIGVGVALFLVLPSLGIYALIPLPVIIFGTIGYRKASKIAYHKLWRRTADISSQLTDTIPNIDTIKSYTSEEFEISRLSKLSREVIDAQLRVIKTNLRWFPIISITISLVTVMIWYLGGLSVLNHTLELGTLVAFVTYTSMFYQPVQNLITAVIPFTQQSLTSMERIVEVLNTKSEIKEPKNPVNLDIKGNFEFRNVSFSYEGTKKVIENLSFSINKGEKVAIVGRSGSGKSTIIKLLLRLYDPTEGEILVDGVPLEHLELKNYRRQIGLIRAEPTIFYGTVAYNIKYGKTDAKPWEIIAAAMASGAHDFVMELPFAYDTHLGERGNKISSGQKQMIEMARLFLKHPKVIILDEATASVDSLTEAMIMEKIMGEFKDNTVIIIAHRASTLLYADRIIVLKNGKIVEEGDLNTLINKRAEFYSIFENQLKYFHGVQKAKSSSPSFSDYVNALEPVKDIEILDERRVRVNGVLYEVEMYKPFPLSNPDFLLIKTKEGKLFTTVGGKGYEKVRTYLEKKYFIPKIMRIKKITTTGDEFVWTVSTDRGDTEIRTRGRGSLIRVDGKIFIIDTTDDAFEIDLSALDRKSSQIISSIL, from the coding sequence TTGATAGAGTTCACCGCTGATCTAAAGGATAGAAAGTTCTCTAACGTAAAAATATTAATAGATGAGGAAAATGTGGCCGTAGACGGCATAACTTATAGCCTCGATAAGATAAGGGACGTAAAATTAGTTGAGGGTTTCGGTTATAATTATATAGAGATAGACTACGCTGGGGAGAGGATAACACTCTGCGAGTTCACTAATAGAAAGAAGGATGAGATGCTAAAGTTGTATGAAATACTGAAAAGTAAGGAAGTAAAACTAAATTCAGAGAGGGATAAAGACGTTAAAGTAAGGGACTTTTTGAGATCCTTGTTAGCCCCTTATAAATGGCGTATATTAGGAGGTGTAACTGTTTCTTCATTTCTAGTTGTAATAACTTTGATCCCGCCCTACCTACTGAAACTCCTTATAAATAACGTATTTGAGGAGAACAACCCGAAGCTTTTCCCTCTACTTATTTTATTCCTCACATTAGTAAACTTAGCTAATATTCTCCTTTCTGCATTACAAAGCCTTTTGTTAAATATGAACGGACAGAGGATAATAAACGACTTGAGATTAAGACTTTATAAACACGTTTTAGGAATGTCCTCAAGCTTTATAGACAAGTATAATTCAGGAAGAATACTGTCAAGACTTACAACAGATATAAATAACACTCTATGGTTCGTAACTTGGGGAATTCCTTCTATAGTAACGAACATAGGCACTATTATCGGAGTTGGAGTTGCACTATTCCTTGTATTACCGTCCTTAGGAATTTATGCCTTAATACCTTTGCCTGTAATAATATTCGGGACTATCGGCTATAGAAAAGCGTCTAAAATTGCGTACCACAAACTTTGGAGGAGGACAGCCGATATATCGTCTCAATTAACAGACACAATACCTAACATAGACACAATAAAATCTTACACATCAGAGGAATTCGAGATATCGAGACTATCAAAACTTAGCAGAGAAGTGATAGACGCTCAGTTAAGAGTTATAAAGACAAATTTAAGGTGGTTCCCTATAATTTCAATTACAATATCCCTTGTAACGGTAATGATATGGTACTTAGGAGGTCTGTCCGTCCTAAACCACACTTTAGAGTTAGGTACGTTAGTAGCCTTTGTCACTTACACTTCGATGTTCTATCAACCTGTACAAAACCTTATAACGGCTGTGATACCGTTTACACAACAATCACTAACTTCCATGGAGAGAATAGTAGAAGTTCTTAACACTAAAAGCGAAATTAAGGAGCCTAAAAACCCCGTAAACTTAGATATAAAAGGAAATTTTGAATTCAGGAACGTTAGCTTCTCCTACGAGGGTACTAAAAAAGTAATAGAAAATTTATCCTTCTCAATAAATAAAGGAGAAAAAGTGGCTATAGTAGGGAGAAGTGGCTCTGGGAAATCAACGATTATTAAACTCCTCCTTAGGCTCTATGATCCGACAGAGGGTGAGATCCTAGTAGACGGAGTCCCATTAGAACACTTGGAGTTAAAAAACTACAGACGTCAAATAGGACTTATAAGGGCTGAACCTACGATATTTTACGGTACTGTAGCATATAACATAAAGTACGGTAAAACTGATGCAAAACCTTGGGAAATTATAGCTGCAGCCATGGCTAGCGGAGCTCATGATTTCGTTATGGAGTTACCTTTCGCCTACGACACCCACTTAGGAGAAAGGGGAAACAAGATATCTAGTGGACAAAAACAAATGATCGAAATGGCGAGACTTTTTCTTAAGCATCCTAAGGTAATAATTCTAGACGAAGCAACTGCCTCAGTTGACAGCTTAACAGAAGCAATGATAATGGAGAAGATAATGGGGGAATTTAAAGACAACACAGTCATAATTATAGCCCATAGAGCCTCCACGCTATTATATGCTGATAGAATTATAGTTTTGAAGAACGGCAAGATAGTAGAAGAAGGCGACTTAAACACACTCATAAATAAGAGAGCTGAATTCTACTCTATATTCGAAAATCAACTTAAGTATTTCCATGGAGTTCAAAAGGCAAAAAGTTCTTCCCCATCATTTTCAGATTACGTAAACGCGTTAGAGCCTGTAAAGGATATAGAGATCCTAGACGAGAGAAGAGTAAGGGTAAACGGGGTCTTATACGAAGTCGAAATGTATAAGCCTTTTCCGCTTTCAAATCCTGATTTTCTCTTAATTAAGACGAAAGAAGGGAAACTATTTACTACAGTAGGAGGCAAAGGGTATGAGAAAGTGAGAACTTATCTAGAAAAGAAATACTTTATACCTAAGATTATGAGAATCAAAAAAATAACCACTACTGGAGATGAATTTGTTTGGACAGTGAGTACAGACCGGGGAGACACTGAAATTAGGACGAGAGGAAGGGGGAGCCTGATAAGGGTCGACGGAAAGATTTTCATTATAGATACTACCGATGATGCATTCGAGATTGATCTTAGTGCATTGGATAGGAAGAGTTCACAAATAATATCTTCGATATTATAA
- a CDS encoding MFS transporter, whose translation MSTYDLKYAYRALVILAPLAVAVMYTEGMLIPALPSIASEFGVSSATVSWVLSIYLLTGTVMNPIAGKLGDIFGKKRILEIVIWIYALGVTLTGFSPNFTALLIFRAIQGLGLAMFPLAFSLIREEFPPNLVPRAQGLVSAMFGVGSAIALPLGGYIAQNFGWQYTYHTVIPVVITLALLIHFFIRESKVRLETKIDYLGVILLGSALGTLIFGLTEGPTYGWASLETIGSIITSLLLFVVFFYEEKISSSPLMPLSLMNRRNVLVANIAAIVAGFALFMAYQTLTYLLEEPKPVGFDLDILSTGLWLVPLALIQMVGSVAGGRFISKKGPRPILIFGSFLLIPSYLILSLIVGKGGLGTIILFASISNLAAALLNVSLINILVFSVERQYMGIATSLNTVFRLLGGTLGPAVAGAIMGTFETSIVYPVVINGQISYIPVMIPSDFSFSLNYLIAMGIAIVMSALSLASRNIQLGQRVAKEVIKE comes from the coding sequence ATGTCAACGTACGATCTTAAATATGCTTATAGGGCTTTAGTAATTCTGGCACCGCTAGCTGTAGCCGTTATGTATACTGAGGGAATGTTAATTCCAGCATTGCCTTCAATTGCAAGTGAGTTTGGGGTTTCATCAGCTACTGTTAGTTGGGTATTGTCGATATATCTGTTGACTGGTACGGTGATGAATCCTATAGCGGGTAAACTAGGAGATATATTTGGTAAGAAGAGGATATTGGAGATAGTAATATGGATTTACGCGCTTGGAGTGACGCTAACGGGCTTTTCGCCTAATTTTACGGCTCTCTTAATTTTCAGGGCAATTCAAGGTTTAGGTTTAGCTATGTTCCCTTTGGCATTCAGCCTCATCAGGGAGGAATTTCCTCCTAATCTCGTTCCTAGAGCGCAAGGCTTGGTAAGCGCTATGTTCGGCGTAGGAAGTGCCATAGCCCTACCGTTAGGAGGTTACATAGCACAGAACTTTGGTTGGCAGTATACATATCATACGGTTATCCCAGTAGTAATAACATTGGCTCTCTTAATTCATTTCTTCATTAGGGAATCTAAAGTGAGGCTAGAAACTAAGATAGACTATCTAGGAGTAATTCTATTAGGATCAGCTTTGGGAACGTTGATATTTGGACTAACCGAAGGTCCGACTTACGGATGGGCTTCACTAGAGACAATAGGTTCAATAATAACATCTCTACTTCTATTTGTAGTATTCTTTTATGAAGAAAAGATTTCATCATCTCCGTTAATGCCATTAAGTCTAATGAACAGGAGAAACGTTTTAGTTGCTAATATAGCTGCTATAGTAGCTGGTTTTGCATTATTTATGGCTTATCAGACACTCACATATTTACTAGAAGAACCTAAGCCTGTTGGTTTTGACTTAGATATTCTGTCTACTGGATTATGGCTAGTTCCTTTAGCTTTAATTCAGATGGTAGGTAGCGTAGCTGGTGGTCGGTTTATATCTAAGAAAGGCCCGAGACCGATCTTGATATTTGGTTCCTTCTTACTTATTCCTTCTTACTTAATCCTTTCGTTAATTGTAGGGAAGGGTGGATTAGGGACTATAATACTATTTGCTTCAATCTCCAACTTGGCTGCTGCCCTCCTGAACGTGTCCCTGATTAACATTCTTGTCTTCTCAGTTGAAAGGCAATACATGGGTATAGCGACCTCTTTAAACACGGTATTCAGGCTTTTAGGCGGGACTTTAGGACCTGCTGTAGCTGGAGCTATAATGGGGACTTTTGAAACCAGTATAGTTTATCCAGTCGTGATAAATGGTCAGATAAGCTACATACCGGTAATGATTCCGTCTGATTTCAGCTTCTCCCTAAATTATTTAATAGCAATGGGCATAGCTATAGTGATGAGTGCCCTATCTTTAGCATCTAGGAATATACAATTAGGGCAAAGAGTTGCAAAAGAAGTAATAAAAGAGTAA
- a CDS encoding sulfurtransferase TusA family protein, producing MGLRCSVPHLIVYNKLRKMNRGDELTVITDDITVVQRDIIPLAKEFKFVINVVKENDVFRVTLTLM from the coding sequence ATAGGACTGCGCTGTTCAGTTCCACATTTGATAGTGTATAATAAGCTTAGGAAGATGAATAGAGGGGATGAATTGACCGTAATAACAGATGATATAACTGTTGTTCAAAGGGATATAATACCGTTAGCAAAAGAGTTTAAATTTGTGATTAATGTCGTTAAGGAAAACGACGTTTTTAGGGTAACATTGACTCTGATGTAA
- a CDS encoding DsrE family protein, with the protein MVDVANMMVSGDHEKIYMGIVTAIGYAASGNKIYMFFTMDALKALTEENEKITLPNAKPLKYYVENLMDMAGKDLEIAACELGMKVKGIEKLAYPVKISGVSEFALKSSEAKIVLVF; encoded by the coding sequence ATGGTTGACGTAGCTAATATGATGGTATCGGGAGACCATGAGAAGATTTACATGGGTATAGTGACGGCGATAGGCTATGCTGCGAGTGGAAATAAGATCTACATGTTCTTCACTATGGACGCATTAAAGGCGCTCACCGAAGAGAACGAGAAAATAACTCTACCTAACGCTAAACCGTTAAAATACTATGTGGAGAATTTAATGGATATGGCTGGAAAAGACTTGGAAATCGCTGCTTGTGAGCTTGGAATGAAGGTTAAGGGAATTGAGAAACTCGCTTATCCTGTGAAAATAAGTGGTGTATCGGAGTTCGCTTTAAAAAGTAGTGAAGCGAAAATTGTCCTCGTTTTTTAA
- a CDS encoding lipoate--protein ligase family protein, whose amino-acid sequence MRLVIEGGNRGDRQMALDETMLILLDRDIIPETLRLWNFSPTILSIGRFLAVRDWVNEDLLRKYSIPLVRRFTGGGPALHDEKGEITWTVVLKMNDIMKAYKIVAEGLISAIKEFGVKGEFTPINDVVIEGKKVVGMAGAMKKRAVVVHGTFMFDTNLELMDVIKVPRVKEVDRGKPKTRVTTISAILGEKISREKALNALIKGFSEVFKLEEGELTEIEYEISNQLKWKYTNPNWTYIR is encoded by the coding sequence ATGAGATTGGTCATAGAGGGTGGGAATCGTGGAGACAGACAAATGGCTTTGGACGAGACGATGTTAATACTTCTAGATAGAGATATTATTCCAGAGACCCTTAGGCTTTGGAATTTTTCTCCTACAATACTATCCATAGGGAGGTTTTTAGCGGTGAGAGATTGGGTTAACGAAGACCTCCTCAGAAAGTATTCGATACCTTTGGTGAGACGGTTCACCGGAGGAGGTCCTGCACTACATGACGAAAAGGGGGAGATAACGTGGACGGTCGTACTCAAAATGAACGATATAATGAAAGCTTATAAAATAGTTGCTGAGGGTCTCATCTCAGCTATTAAAGAGTTCGGTGTGAAAGGAGAGTTTACGCCGATAAACGACGTGGTGATAGAGGGAAAGAAGGTTGTAGGTATGGCTGGTGCCATGAAGAAGAGGGCTGTAGTTGTTCACGGGACTTTTATGTTTGACACTAACCTCGAGTTAATGGATGTGATAAAAGTCCCTAGAGTGAAAGAAGTTGATAGGGGAAAGCCTAAAACTAGGGTGACTACTATATCTGCTATTTTAGGCGAAAAGATAAGTAGGGAAAAAGCTTTGAACGCCTTGATTAAAGGATTCTCCGAGGTGTTTAAACTAGAGGAAGGGGAACTAACTGAGATTGAATATGAAATATCAAATCAGTTGAAGTGGAAGTATACTAATCCCAACTGGACTTATATTAGGTGA